Proteins from a genomic interval of Kryptolebias marmoratus isolate JLee-2015 unplaced genomic scaffold, ASM164957v2 Scaffold29, whole genome shotgun sequence:
- the ebpl gene encoding emopamil-binding protein-like, translating into IKTLLTFISPAGKEYSKADSRWLVSDPIIVSVEILTVVLVSLIALLLIHAILNDKYYRHFLQIALSVCELYGGWMTFCPDWLLGSPHLDTSNWLHLWIYLLFFNGLWVLVPILLLLQSWFRLRNLHALRSDTTATKKKKKL; encoded by the exons ATAAAGACTTTGTTGACCTTTATCTCACCTGCAGGGAAGGAATATAGTAAAGCCGACAGTCGCTGGTTGGTTTCGGATCCAATCATTGTCTCAGTGGAGATTCTCACGGTCGTCCTCGTCTCTCTGATCGCTCTCCTGCTCATACATGCAATACTGAACGACAAGTACTACAG GCACTTTTTGCAGATCGCTTTGAGCGTGTGTGAGCTTTACGGTGGTTGGATGACCTTCTGTCCTGATTGGTTGCTGGGCAGTCCTCACCTGGATACATCCAACTGGCTCCACCTGTGGATCTACCTGCTGTTCTTTAACGGACTCTGGGTCCTAGTTCCGATCCTGTTGCTGCTCCAGTCTTGGTTCCGTCTCAGAAATCTGCATGCACTCAGATCAGACACCACTGCcaccaagaagaaaaagaagctgtAG